The genomic DNA GATGTTAGAACTGAAAGGACATGGGTGTTAGATTGCCCAATGACATAGTCACGTCCTTTCTGGTCATTGCCTAACAGCGTAGAGAGATAATCACGGCTGTCTGGTGCACTACCTTTTGGGAATCGTGCACGAACAAGTGAACCCAAAGAAGAAAGAAATCTATCTGACTTACAAGTGCCTTAGACACAACTCCACTTTTAATTTTGCGAGGCCAAGAAACAACAAGCGGAACAGCTGTTCCTCCCTCAAATGCACTGTATTTGTTTCCACGAAAAGGACCTGCTGGACTATGACCATTAAGAAGTTCTTCAGCTTGGTCTTTATAACCATCATCTACGACAGGTCCATTGTCACTGGTAAGAATAACAAATGTATTATCGGCTATCTTTAGTTCACGTAGTTTCTTCATTAACTGACCGACTGTCCAGTCAAACTGAACAATCGCATCACCTCTTACTCCCATTAGGTTCTTACCACGGAAGCGTTCATGTGGGAAACGAGGTACATGAACATCATTCGTTGCAAAATACATAAAGAAAGGCTCCTTCTTATGATTTTCAATAAACTTCACAGCATGCGCAAGCATTGAGTCGGCAAGGTTCTCATCTTTCCAAAGTGCCTTTCCCCCACCCTTCATATATCCAATCCTTCCTATTCCATTAACGATAGACATGTCATGCCCATGGCTCGACTGCATATTATAAAGTAGTTCTGGATTCTTTCGACCTGTTGGTTCACCTGCAAAGTTTCTTACGTATGACACCTCAATTGGATGAGCTGGGTCATAGTTTGCTACCATCCCATTCTCGATAAAGACACAAGGAACTCGGTCAGCTGTTGCTGCCATAATATAATGGTAATCAAAGCCAATATCGCCTAATGACTCTGGTAACGGTGCATTCCAATCTTGTTCACCTCCCTTATCGCCAAGACCAAGGTGCCACTTGCCAATAGCACAAGTAGTATAGCCACAGCTCTTGAACATATCAGCCATAGTAAACTGACTTGGCTTGATTATCATACCAGCATTACCCGCAGCAACATCTGTCCCCGCACGTCTCCAAGCATATTCACCCGTAAGAAGTGAATAGCGCGAAGGAGTACTCGTTGCAGCAACAGCATGTCCATTCATAAAACGAATACCTGACTGTGCAAGTCGATTGATATTAGGAGTCTGAACGTTTTTTGCACCATAGCATTCTAAGTCACCATAGCCAAGATCATCAGCTAATATAATAATAACATTTGGTTTATCTGTATTTGTACCATGTGTTTGCGCAACAGCTTTTTGACATGCCCCAATAGCTGAAGAAAACAAGGCAATAGTCAGGAGTTTGTGTTCCATTATATTCTTTATTTCTGAATAGATATATTATTAGGATTTGTACTGATGTGATATTCATGAAAAATGGTATTCATAAACACATCATCCCCTCAGATTTAAGCGAACACAAAGAAAGCAAAAATAATTGATATAATCAAATTTTTCAATACATTATTTATGGTTCTTCCGTTAAATGCGTAGACGATTGTTATATATAGAAGAGCAGAGAATTTATTCTATCTAATGTCTAAAACAACCATTAGTGGTCTGAAAAATCTTTACATAACGTAAAGAAAAATCCTTTAGAAATAGCCAAAACATATATAAAAAAGCAGGTTTGTAACTATCACAAAATCAAATGATTACAGACAAGCTTGTAAAAGGTGCTTAATTGAACCTTAAAAGGGCGTTAGTAAGACCTCAAGAGGGCATGTTTTGCAAGCCAATTGGGCGTCTTTTCAAAGCTAAAAGACCATATGTCGCGCTTCAAAAGGTGTGAAAATATTTTACACATTCTAACAAACATAAGAGCAAATTGATTTTAGAAGACGAAAAATATAGCTATGAGGATATTTTGCACTATCAGTCTGTTCAGTTGTCTTTTTGTTTATCCTTTCTCTATGACCATCTGAAATTACATGGCCATATTATATCAGTTCATAAAGATGATATTTTCTATCAATCCACTTGACAAAGGCACCTTATTTACAATAATTTCAGAGTTGATTTCATATTCAATAATGTTAATTTTCTCCATGATATAATTACGCTTATTAATAGAAACATTTGTTTTGTCGATAAATATTATATATTCGCATATGATTAATAAAAGTAAAATTAACATTTATAAAGGTAAAATATTGTGGAAAAACTTGCAATAAAGAAAAAAAAGATTATCTTTGCTGCAAAAAGAAAAGGAGGATTATTATTTTAAAAGGAATTTTATTATTTACCGTCTGCGACCAGCCTTCATAGAACAAGATTCCATGAAGAAGAGAATGTTCACGATAACAATAACATCTAATTTTTAGGCTTATGACGGAGATTTCACTTATAGCATTTGATGCTGACGATACACTGTGGGGTAGTCAGACCTACTTTAATACGGTGGAAAAAGTATACTGTGAGATTCTTGCTCCGTATGCTTCAGCTGATGAAGTGTCCCATACTCTTCGTGTCACTGAAAAGGCTAACATACCACTTCTTGGTTATGGAAGTAAAGCTTTCATGTTATCATTAATAGAGAATGCGGTCAAAATCAGTCACGGAAAGGTAAATGGATATGACATCGGACAGATTGTTGAGGTAAGCAAAGAATTGTTGCGACTACCAGGTCATCCTTTCGATGGTGTTAAAATCACTTTGGCAAAACTTCGAGATACTGGTAGATACCGAATGATCGTGTTTACAAAAGGAGAACTGCTTGACCAGGAAAACAAGTTTCGACGTTCGGGGTTACGTCCCTATTTTGATGATATTGTTATCGTCTCTGAAAAGACACCTGATGCTTATATACGACTTTGTAAACAGTTTGGCGTAAAAACAGGACAACTACTTACGGTTGGAGATTCTTATACTGAAGATGTTGCGCCTGTACTTAAAATAGGAGGATGGGCTGTTCACATTCCTAATTATATGGATGATAAAGATACTAATTATCTTCATAAGATTCATCCGTGCTTATTAAGACTATCCAGGTTTGCGGAACTTGCCAATTTTCTGTGTCCTAACCCAAGATTAATGGATGAGAGTAAACTTTCCTAATACAATGTCATTGATTGTTTAGAATTTTACTCCTTAATAAAGGTTGAATAGGAAGAAGCTAAAGTAGTATTCTTCCTATTCTCTTTTTCAACTCCTCATAACGCTTCCTATACATCTGATATATCTATCAAGAAGACAATATGCCCTTCCTTATTGGCTAAGCACTATGAAAGAATTTTATAAAAGACATCTTGTTGATATCAGGTCAGAACCAATCATGTAAGATTATCTTTTAAGAATAAAAGTAGGGCAATATATTGAAGTTTGGAAAACATTATGTACTTTTGTGAAATAATTTGCATACAAGAAATGAGAACTACCCCTCATTTTTTGCTGTTCGTTTAATATCAAAGAACTAAATTATGTATAAACTAACTACCGTACTCCTTGCAATGCTCCTAAGCTGTAGCCTATCTGCTCAACGACTCTATGTAGGTACGTATAACATCCGATACAATAATTCTAACGATGAAAAAGAAGGTAACGCATGGGCAATGCGCTGTCCACAACTATGTGACTTCATCAATTTTGAACAGCCAGACATATTTGGCACACAGGAGGTCTTAGTAGACCAACTACTTGATTTAAAGAAAAGATTGGATGGTTATGATTATATAGGTGTCGGACGTGATGATGGCAAGGAAAGGGGAGAATATGCCGCAATATTTTATAAGAAAGACCAGCTTAGATTGTTAGACAGTGGTAATTTTTGGCTATCACCGACTCCAGAGCATGCTTCCTTGGGGTGGGATGCTGCTTGTTTTCGCATTTGTACATGGGGGAAGTTCCAAGATAAGACATCGGGAAAGCAATTTTTATTCTTCAATACTCACATGGACCATGTGGGAGTTATAGCGCGAAGAGAAAGTGCCCAACTGATTTTGAAACGTATTAATCAGCTATCAAAAGGATTGCCTACAATTCTGACAGGGGATTTCAACGTTGACGAGACAGATGAAATATATCAGATATTCTCCAACTCAGAATTACTACGTGATTGTTATACCAATGCTCTACAACGTATGGCACCCACTGGAACATGGAATGATTTTATGCAGGATAGTCGTAATAAAGCCCGAATTGACCATGTCTTTGTTTCTTCTGACTTTGTGATATCTCATTATGGCATCTTCACCAACAGCTATTGGAATGGTAAGACTCGTCGTAATATTTCTGATCACTATCCTGTTATGGTAAAACTTACATTCTCCCAAGTTAAGGCTCAGTAAGATAATATAACTTGTCGCCTATTTTAACAGAAATACCAAACAATAATGCGGAATTATCCTTAAACAGGTAATTCCGCATTCTATTGATAAACAAAGCTTCGTAATCAAATATTAATCATATACAAAGGTAAATACTTTTTCTGCTGTTAATGTATTACCAACAAAGCAAGCCTTCGTAGCTATATATTCAAACTTCTTTCGCTGCTTTTTATCAAAATTAGCTTTGAGGTGGAAAGTAATAGGAATACGAGTAACTGTAAGTTTTTCCATATCTTCTTCACACTCCCCTACTTCTGCATAGCAGCCAGCAAAATCAACACATCCTCGCTCAGCTTGTAACCCCATAAGTGTAAGTACACAAGCAGCCAAGGCATTACCTAATAACTGAACAGGATTTTGATTTTCACCCAATCCACCAACAGCCTTACCTGCATCTGTTGTAACCATTACTTCTGATTTCAAATGCGTTGCTTCAACACGACCTTTCCCTGATAAATTGCTTTTGTTATTACCATAATAGATATTTTAATTTATTTGTTAATAGATATCGTTAAGTCCTCAACCTAACACGTGATTTCTTGTCAATAGATTTTATAAGTTTCTGAAGAACAACAAGTTCCCCATAGTTTTGTCATTTGCAGAATTTTCACTAACTTTATGATGTCAAAAAAGAAGTATAATTCTTCACGACATGGCAAAGATAGTAATAAAATACGATAATATTGTTTCCTACAGCCTATTTTTTGTAATGAATAAGAGTATGCGCCATGAGCATAGCTTATAAGAGTCAGAACGATAGCGTCTATGTGCATACCTCAGCCGTGTAGCTTAACTCCCTGATACTTGATTGCCAGAAATGGATGCTATTTTTTTACAAAGAACAGGTAGCTACATTGTACTGGTCCGTCTTTAACTAATGACAAATGATTATATTGAGAATAAAAGCTCAAGGCTTAACCGCCCCAAAAGTCACTCTGAGCCTCTCGGATAAAACGACCTCCCAATCTCTTAAACCAAGTAGATTTTTCCGTTATCGGCATAATAGCTGAGAGTTTCAATCCTACATTCATTATTTCTTCCTCAGGAAATATTACGTTTAGAAGATATATGTTTATCGGTGTAGCAAAGCTTTCACCCGTAGTGTTAAGGAATAGCAATTGTGTTCGTCCGTGCTGATAATAGTTGGAATAGCAATAAATAGCAATAAGAAAGATAGTTTCTTTTTAATCATGATGCTCTTTTAAATTATAATTTCAGTTTGTTATAACACGATTTTTTATACGTCTATACCAAAGATTGGAGATTTCTACTTTGTTTTAAACCCATTTGTATTTGCTAACAAATTCTCTAATATGCATATACTTTATGCAAAAGTCGTTATTATATCTGATATGTGCAAACATTTCCTAAAAAATCTATCAACTATGTCATGTTTTCAAATTTAACCTGGCTAATGAAGAAGTTATTTCTTTTATCATCTATCTTTTAATAATAATTGCATTTTTCCATGGAATAAAATAAAAAGACAACGAAAAATTTTGAGGTATGAAAATAAAGTACTATCTTTGCACTCGCATTTGAGATAGTGCTTGGTAAATCGGTTATAGGTCATCTTGGAAGGATGGGTGAGTGGCTGAAACCAGCAGTTTGCTAAACTGCCGTGCGCATTCGCGTACCGGGGGTTCGAATCCCCCTCCTTCCGCTTTATCTCATAATCTCAAATGCATTTTGGTCGATTCATCTAACGGTTAGGATACAAGATTCTCAATCTTGGCATAGGGGTTCGATTCCCCTATCGACTACAAAAAATTCTCTTAATGGGAAATACATATTATGGTCGATTCATCTAACGGTTAGGATACAAGATTCTCAATCTTGGCATAGGGGTTCGATTCCCCTATCGACTACATAAGAAGTTTAGCTTTTAGGCTAAACTTTGTGCTTTTATATATTAGTTTAATTGCTAGAACATTGGTCAAAACTTAATCTCCTGTCACTCCTGTCACCCATTGACAACACACAATTTTTTAATTTACAGCAGAATATAGTAAATGTTAAAAATGACAGCAAATTAATACAAAACTATTCTTGTAAGATATGTAATAACACCTCACTATACCTTTGGGGTATTTAGCTTTGTATTATTTGGGACATTAGACAAGGATTCATACCGAACATACCAACAATAAAGGCTATAGGAAAACCTATAGCCTTTTACTTATTATATCTTTATAGAATTAATTCTTAAAGAAATCCTTAACGTCCTCATTTGGGACCATCTGCTCATCGAAGATGTAAGCACCAGTCTTAGGACTCTTTACCATCTTGATAACCTTTGAATATGCGCGACCATCCGTAGAACCTTCGTGGAGGGTAGCGACCGCTTTCTTTGCCATAGTTTATCTGTTTTAACTATTAACTATACTCTTTAGCGAGCTTACTTAATCTCCTTGTGAAGGGTTACCTTCTTAAGAATAGGGTTATACTTCTTGAGCTCAAGACGCTCAGGAGTATTCTTACGATTCTTTGTAGTAACATAACGGCTTGTACCAGCCATACCACTATCCTTCATCTCGGTACATTCCAAGATAACTTGGACTCTGTTTCCTTTAGCTTTCTTTGCCATGATATTTAGTCTCCTATTACCTTAATGTCCTTCCAGTCAACATAACCCTTAGAGACAGCCTGCTTGAGTGCTGCATCAAGACCTACCTTGTTAATAAGACGAAGACCAGCAGCACTAATCTTCAGCTGAATCCAACAAGCTTCCTCTACATAGTAGAACTTCTTGCTGAAGAGGTTGACGTCAAAGCTTCTCTTTGTACGGTGCTTTGAGTGAGACACGTTACAACCTATCTGTGCCTTCTTTCCTGTGATTTGACAAATCTTAGACATTTCTATCTTTGTTTTGTGATTCGTTAATTGATACCTATTCCAAACAGGGTGCAAAATTACAAAAAGTTTCAAATGAGCAAAACTTTTCCTATGATAATTGCTAAATTTAATCTTTTTTGTGCGTCTATTCAGACTTTATATCCCTATCTTTAAGGAAATCGAGCATTAAACGGATAGCCTTATTTGTTGCTATTGCA from Prevotella melaninogenica includes the following:
- a CDS encoding HAD family hydrolase — encoded protein: MTEISLIAFDADDTLWGSQTYFNTVEKVYCEILAPYASADEVSHTLRVTEKANIPLLGYGSKAFMLSLIENAVKISHGKVNGYDIGQIVEVSKELLRLPGHPFDGVKITLAKLRDTGRYRMIVFTKGELLDQENKFRRSGLRPYFDDIVIVSEKTPDAYIRLCKQFGVKTGQLLTVGDSYTEDVAPVLKIGGWAVHIPNYMDDKDTNYLHKIHPCLLRLSRFAELANFLCPNPRLMDESKLS
- a CDS encoding endonuclease/exonuclease/phosphatase family protein, whose protein sequence is MYKLTTVLLAMLLSCSLSAQRLYVGTYNIRYNNSNDEKEGNAWAMRCPQLCDFINFEQPDIFGTQEVLVDQLLDLKKRLDGYDYIGVGRDDGKERGEYAAIFYKKDQLRLLDSGNFWLSPTPEHASLGWDAACFRICTWGKFQDKTSGKQFLFFNTHMDHVGVIARRESAQLILKRINQLSKGLPTILTGDFNVDETDEIYQIFSNSELLRDCYTNALQRMAPTGTWNDFMQDSRNKARIDHVFVSSDFVISHYGIFTNSYWNGKTRRNISDHYPVMVKLTFSQVKAQ
- a CDS encoding DUF4295 domain-containing protein — protein: MAKKAVATLHEGSTDGRAYSKVIKMVKSPKTGAYIFDEQMVPNEDVKDFFKN
- the rpmG gene encoding 50S ribosomal protein L33; its protein translation is MAKKAKGNRVQVILECTEMKDSGMAGTSRYVTTKNRKNTPERLELKKYNPILKKVTLHKEIK
- the rpmB gene encoding 50S ribosomal protein L28; protein product: MSKICQITGKKAQIGCNVSHSKHRTKRSFDVNLFSKKFYYVEEACWIQLKISAAGLRLINKVGLDAALKQAVSKGYVDWKDIKVIGD